A single Populus nigra chromosome 13, ddPopNigr1.1, whole genome shotgun sequence DNA region contains:
- the LOC133671330 gene encoding WPP domain-interacting tail-anchored protein 1 encodes MNMDTDSVHEAKVSLEDVGTCDLDVESIKTDLVVEASSNGDKSRELETAGVILTGVELDLACVAEKLVNLSVLMMHVATKETDFEAFASSNDILADSVEKALEFDFLSEILDAETMELDKLMMNIEKYIFEVGEIISSNGPGETFMALEEKLRDSQDSLKQSKDQVSEIRAQSAKFQRTFSCLHGEENWSADKGSNFLEDNQLSSMNSKINMQTAEQQRHFLRMLEKSLAREMDLEKKLTESRQLEEELKDRVLSIQQQVFFIEEETMDVYKKWFETENAAEVLMGISKELLGRLQIFQLNLNGSVKREAELRSKLENSIEQLEAKEIALQKFDSSSTQLSLLVAKTDNLKASLSEAENNLGLANTEALTLREKVTSLEKQLIESEFQLSEKVSADGTQEQHNAYLCSEIKEMKNVTDTVKEKLSKAESRADNAEAKLKLLEETNMKLDEELGHLKDTSEKVDSLERQLRESDFRLQHAVASAEASQEKQNMLYATIRDMENLIEGLKSKVSKAESRADSVEDKCIILSETNSDLNEELSFLRGRLECLEASLNQAEEKKMATAKDICIRSKVITDLVMQLAIERERLHKQIASLALQNQTLVMKLQQTSKDAVDTKYHNKGSDEKFLFTEHDVSKFSATISELDKAQKNEPVSETKVAPADSTSELETARRIDAGLSFKHAIMAMLILLISAIVYVFPPQKLPL; translated from the exons ATGAACATGGATACTGATTCTGTACATGAAGCTAAAGTTTCTCTTGAAGATGTTGGAACTTGTGATCTGGACGTCGAGTCAATTAAAACTGACTTAGTTGTAGAGGCATCTTCTAATGGAGACAAGAGTAGAGAATTAGAAACTGCGGGTGTGATTCTGACAGGAGTTGAATTAGATTTGGCTTGTGTTGCAGAGAAGTTGGTTAACTTAAGCGTGCTTATGATGCATGTTGCAACCAAGGAAACTGATTTTGAAGCCTTTGCCTCATCTAACGATATATTGGCTGATTCAGTGGAGAAGGCTTTGGAATTTGATTTCTTGTCTGAGATTTTGGATGCTGAGACAATGGAACTGGATAAGTTAATGatgaatatagaaaaatatatttttgaggtTGGAGAAATAATATCATCAAATGGACCAGGGGAAACTTTCATGGCACTGGAAGAAAAGTTGCGTGATTCTCAAGATTCATTGAAGCAGTCAAAAGATCAAGTCTCAGAGATTAGGGCACAATCTGCCAAGTTCCAGAGGACATTTTCGTGTCTGCATGGGGAAGAAAATT GGAGTGCTGACAAGGGATCAAACTTCTTAGAAGACAACCAACTGTCAAGCATGAATTCAAAGATCAACATGCAAACTGCAGAACAACAAAGGCATTTCTTGAGGATGCTGGAGAAGTCTTTGGCAAGAGAGATGGACCTTGAAAAGAAGCTAACCGAATCAAGACAACTAGAAGAAGAGCTAAAAGATAGAGTACTCTCTATCCAGCAACAAGTATTCTTCATAGAGGAAGAAACAATGGATGTTTATAAAAAATGGTTTGAAACAGAAAATGCTGCTGAGGTTTTGATGGGGATATCAAAAGAACTACTGGGACGACTCCAAATATTCCAGTTAAATTTGAATGGTTCCGTGAAGAGAGAAGCTGAGTTAAGATCAAAGCTTGAAAATTCTATTGAGCAGTTGGAAGCTAAAGAAATTGCTTTGCAGAAGTTCGATAGCAGCAGTACACAACTCAGTCTGCTTGTAGCAAAGACTGATAACTTAAAAGCCAGCTTGTCAGAAGCTGAAAATAATTTAGGCCTTGCTAACACCGAGGCCTTAACTTTGAGGGAGAAAGTGACTTCACTTGAGAAGCAGCTGATAGAATCTGAATTTCAGCTGTCTGAAAAGGTCTCTGCGGATGGAACTCAGGAACAGCATAATGCATATTTATGTTCTGAAATCAAAGAAATGAAGAATGTAACTGATACTGTGAAAGAAAAACTATCTAAAGCAGAAAGTAGGGCAGACAATGCAGAAGCCAAGTTAAAGTTATTGGAAGAGACTAACATGAAACTTGATGAGGAGTTGGGCCATCTTAAAGACACTTCTGAGAAGGTTGATTCCTTGGAGAGACAGCTGAGGGAATCTGATTTTAGGCTCCAGCATGCGGTGGCATCTGCAGAAGCCAGTCAGGAGAAGCAAAATATGCTGTATGCTACAATTAGAGATATGGAAAATTTAATTGAGGGCTTGAAGTCAAAAGTTTCAAAAGCTGAAAGCCGAGCAGACAGTGTGGAGGATAAGTGCATCATATTATCTGAAACTAATTCAGATCTAAATgaagaattgagcttcttgagGGGCCGACTTGAGTGCTTGGAGGCATCTTTGAATCAAgccgaagaaaaaaaaatggcaacTGCAAAAGACATCTGCATTCGATCTAAAGTGATAACAGATTTGGTGATGCAGCTTGCTATTGAAAGGGAACGCCTTCATAAACAG ATAGCATCACTAGCACTGCAGAACCAAACTCTGGTGATGAAGTTACAGCAGACAAGTAAAGATGCTGTAGACACCAAGTATCATAACAAAGGAAGTGATGAAAAGTTTTTGTTTACTGAGCATGACGTATCCAAATTCTCAGCTACTATTTCTGAG CTGGACAAGGCCCAGAAAAATGAACCTGTTAGTGAAACTAAGGTGGCACCAGCAGATTCCACATCTGAACTTGAGACCGCGAGAAGAATAGATGCAGGACTCAGCTTTAAGCATGCTATCATGGCAATGCTTATATTACTCATTTCAGCAATAGTTTACGTTTTTCCACCACAAAAGCTACCGTTATGA
- the LOC133670467 gene encoding disease resistance protein RPM1-like gives MAEVAVEYLVRKLKDRILFETDRRSAAELNSIKIEFEKLRPFLKNADWRKMMVADNTIVKWVTDVINLVYEIEDVIDKDCIGRKESYGSLSSLVDFVSEFFNYGTTSNKPQTSYKSLLVHVSDRIKELEATRKHLSLLGDITKAKHENLIQHSKSSHKLPLTNMIGRSKEFMMLKELLLHVVEADRPYLVAVTGNEGVGKTTLVLRVYESVQRHFDCSAWISVCGRSITGILRNMATDFSRSHSVMKLVSNLDKKGDKDLANMICDYLGGKNFLLVLDGLDTLDTFDDIKRALPARCRGKVVVTTCNSAIPAVICRHVLHLDPLRTEDGLGLLRGRALLQQYDLGEVPWPSSVKLVEKKILHICEGIPLSIATMGSLLSTINLEEVGNWNEVLHMLEEANQCMHQSNFIKKVITVCYFSLPAMLKCCFLYCGMFPRHCDIQCKRLIRLWVAEGFTGRQLFGITEEESAKYLLEELIQRNLLQVARVGVNGEVESCTLLQPVHDFICDMSQKDQIFSVYESTQQVWPLKASRFVAIHGEIDNRTPNSLPREIRSLHFFGGRPNQTAILLNLVSKVKLLHVLDLQNIPIDTLPDEIGDLVELRYLDLRNTRLHELPPSLQNLCELQTLDVRNTPVRALPSGFDSLKMLKHLLLADSYGNRVVKLDAEIMFLKDLQTLAGVKLTQNVAVGLNHLPKLLKLSVGEVEGGKNSLCLSESINQMKDLSSLTIKCAWRKEIQIQISNPLENLEKLRVGGWIRDLLRWISRLSSLKYLHLWDCMLNQDPISSLQHLPNLVVLSLSKAFKGKQISCDNIAGFPKLKRLSIFHFEELTEWTKIEEGSMEKLQILTIGWCRKLKLPPRGLESLKDLETLQITSMCPEFAEEAKAISRCSGLNFSVVEQVASQTRQQNLT, from the coding sequence ATGGCTGAGGTAGCGGTGGAGTACCTCGTTAGAAAATTGAAGGATcgaattttatttgaaactgACAGACGAAGTGCAGCAGAATTAAATAGCATCAAGATTGAGTTTGAAAAACTCAGGCCATTTCTGAAAAATGCAGATTGGAGAAAGATGATGGTGGCTGACAACACAATTGTGAAATGGGTGACAGATGTGATAAACCTGGTTTATGAGATTGAAGATGTCATTGACAAGGATTGCATTGGAAGAAAGGAGTCATATGGGTCTCTGTCCTCACTTGTTGATTTTGTGAGTGAATTTTTTAACTATGGGACCACATCAAATAAACCGCAGACTAGTTACAAGTCATTGCTGGTGCATGTCTCAGATAGGATTAAAGAACTAGAAGCCACAAGGAAGCATCTAAGCTTGTTAGGAGACATCACTAAAGCCAAACATGAAAACCTGATACAACATTCAAAGTCCTCCCATAAGCTTCCATTGACCAATATGATTGGAAGGAGCAAAGAATTTATGATGCTCAAGGAATTGCTTCTTCATGTGGTCGAGGCTGATAGGCCATATCTTGTTGCTGTAACCGGAAATGAAGGTGTTGGCAAAACAACACTCGTCCTAAGAGTGTATGAGAGTGTGCAGAGACATTTTGACTGTTCTGCCTGGATTTCTGTTTGTGGGCGTTCAATCACTGGAATTTTAAGAAACATGGCTACAGATTTTTCCAGAAGCCATTCAGTAATGAAGCTGGTGAGTAATTTGGATAAAAAGGGTGACAAGGATTTAGCAAACATGATCTGTGACTACTTAGGTGGTAAGAACTTCTTGCTAGTCTTGGATGGCTTAGATACCTTAGATACCTTTGACGATATTAAGCGTGCATTACCTGCTAGATGCAGAGGGAAGGTGGTGGTGACAACCTGTAATTCAGCAATTCCTGCAGTTATATGCAGGCATGTTCTCCATCTTGATCCACTACGGACAGAAGATGGTCTGGGGCTTCTTCGCGGACGAGCACTCTTGCAGCAATATGACCTTGGTGAGGTGCCTTGGCCTTCTTCAGTGAAATTGGTTGAAAAGAAGATTTTGCATATTTGTGAAGGCATCCCCCTATCAATTGCCACTATGGGGAGCTTGCTTTCAACAATCAACCTAGAAGAAGTTGGGAATTGGAATGAGGTCCTTCATATGCTGGAGGAAGCTAATCAGTGTATGCATCAATCCAATTTTATCAAGAAAGTCATCACAGTATGTTACTTTAGCCTGCCAGCAATGCTGAAATGCTGCTTCCTTTATTGTGGAATGTTTCCCCGCCATTGTGACATCCAATGTAAGAGGCTGATTCGGTTATGGGTGGCAGAGGGCTTTACAGGAAGACAGCTATTTGGGATAACAGAAGAGGAATCTGCCAAATACCTCTTAGAAGAACTTATCCAAAGGAATTTGCTTCAAGTGGCACGTGTAGGTGTAAATGGGGAGGTGGAATCTTGTACACTCCTGCAGCCAGTGCATGATTTTATCTGTGACATGTCACAAAAGGACCAGATATTTTCTGTATATGAGAGCACCCAGCAGGTTTGGCCATTAAAGGCATCACGTTTTGTTGCCATACATGGAGAAATTGATAATAGAACACCTAATTCTCTCCCTAGAGAGATCCGTTCTTTGCATTTCTTTGGGGGGAGGCCAAACCAGACAGCTATCTTGTTGAACTTGGTATCGAAAGTTAAACTCCTGCATGTGCTGGATTTGCAAAATATTCCTATTGACACCTTGCCTGATGAAATTGGTGATCTTGTTGAGTTGCGCTATCTAGACCTGAGGAACACGAGGCTACATGAGCTTCCACCATCCCTACAAAATCTGTGTGAACTACAGACACTTGATGTTAGAAACACACCGGTAAGGGCTTTGCCTAGTGGTTTTGATAGCCTCAAGATGTTGAAGCACCTTCTTCTTGCCGATTCATATGGCAACAGGGTAGTGAAGTTGGATGCTGAAATCATGTTTCTTAAAGACCTCCAGACGCTAGCAGGTGTGAAACTTACACAAAATGTCGCTGTAGGACTAAACCACCTTCCTAAACTTCTGAAGCTGTCAGTGGGAGAGGTAGAAGGTGGAAAAAATTCTCTCTGTCTGTCAGAATCCATCAATCAGATGAAAGACCTGAGTTCCCTGACCATAAAATGCGCTTGGAGGAAGGAAATTCAAATACAGATATCAAATCCTCTTGAGAATTTGGAAAAGTTACGTGTTGGAGGTTGGATTAGAGATTTGCTGAGGTGGATAAGCAGGCTAAGCTCCCTCAAGTATTTGCATCTATGGGACTGTATGTTGAATCAAGACCCCATCTCAAGCCTCCAGCATTTGCCCAATCTTGTTGTCCTTTCATTGTCCAAGGCTTTCAAAGGGAAGCAGATAAGTTGTGATAATATTGCTGGATTTCCGAAGCTCAAGAGACTATCAATTTTTCACTTTGAAGAATTAACTGAATGGACAAAGATAGAGGAAGGATCAATGGAAAAGCTTCAGATTTTAACCATTGGTTGGTGTCGTAAACTAAAATTGCCTCCAAGAGGCCTTGAAAGTCTTAAGGATCTTGAAACACTGCAGATAACCAGCATGTGTCCAGAATTTGCAGAAGAAGCAAAAGCGATCTCTCGTTGTTCAGGCTTAAACTTTTCAGTTGTTGAACAAGTTGCTTCTCAAACTCGTCAACAGAATCTTACCTAA